Part of the Gemmatimonadota bacterium genome, CCAGGATGCACTGGCTTCGGAATTGCAACTCGTTTCTGGACGTATGCCCCAGAATCGGACTCCGTATTTTGTGGAGACGATTAAAGCCGAGGTTACACGCCTGTGGGGGGCGTCGGCGCTGAGTTTTGGTGGTTTGAATATTTACACGACGCTCGATTTGTCTATGCAACAGGCTGCCGAGCGTGCCGTGGCCAGGGGGTTGGCAGATCTGGATGCGCGTCTGGGGTTTTCAGATTATGGCAGTGCATCATCTGATCAGCGCGCCGATTATGTACAGGGCGCGTTGATCTGTTTAGATCCGCGGACTGGATATGTCAAAGCGATGGTGGGTGGGCGCGATATTTTTCTCAGTTATTACAACCGGGCCACGCAGGCGCGGCGTCAACCGGGTTCGGGTTTTAAGCCTTTTGTATATCTGGCGGCTTTTGAGAGTGGTGTTTTTTCACCAGTTTCTCTTTTTAATGATACGCTGCGTACTTATCGCGTGAACGATGAGGACTGGTCGCCTAAGAATTTTGCAGATAAATATCTGGGGCTTACCACTGCGGCGAATGCACTGGTCAAGTCGGCAAATGCGACGAGTGTGCAAATTGCAATAGATATTGGTCCAGAACGCATTGTCGATCTGGCGCAACGCCTGGGTATTCAGAGCGGGCTCAAACCGTATCCGAGTATTGCCCTGGGGGCGCAGGAGGTCACGTTGCTCGATATGGCTGTTGCCTATGGCGCGATTGCGAGTTACGGTTTTCGCGTGATGCCGACATTTATCTCGCGGATTGAGGATGCTACAGGTCAAATACACTATGAGCATCAGCCAGATCCCATGCTTGTTATCGATCCCGAACATGCGGTGATTATGGTCAATTTGATGCAGCATGTAGTCAATCGCGGTACGGGGCGTGCGATTCGCGCGTTTGGGTTTCAGGGTGCTGCTGCGGGCAAGACTGGTACGACAAATGACAATACAGATGCCTGGTTTACGGGGTTTACGCCCGATCTGGTCGCGAGTGTGTGGATTGGTTTTGACAACCGTGAGGGCGGTCGTCGGCTGATTGAGAAGAGGAGCAGACGACAGATTACTGGTGGCAGTGGTGCCGCACCGATTTGGGCTGCGTTTATGAAAAGTGTAGGTAAGCCATCGCGGGACTTTATTACGCCCACGGAAGTTGCCGCGCATACTGTGAATTTGCGGAGCGGTATTGCCGATACTTCTGATGGGGCTGTCACTCTCGTCCTGCCGGAAGGCGTTGCGCCCAATACACCGGCAGATACATTGAGGTTTTTCAAGGAAATTGAACTCGAACAATAACCCTGACGCAAAAGGAGACACCATGGAACCCTGGTCTTTTCTCCATATCTGCGATATGCAACCCGGTTCTCCCCGGTCCTATCGCTTCAAGAAGCAAAATATGGACAATTGGCAGACTGCTTACCGACAAATTCAAGGTATTACCGATGTTGATCTGATGCTCGTAGGTGGCGATCTCACGCGGGATGGAGCGCTCCACGATTTTGAGTATGAAGTTGCCAAACGCGAACTCGATGCCTTACCTTACCCGCATTATGCGATTCCCGGCAATATGGATACGTGCAACAAGCATACGGATAAAAATGGTGCTACCGGGCGCGAAGATATCCGCCTGAATGTCACTGCCGAGCAGCTGGATCGGTTTGTACCCTTTTTCGGCGATTTTCCCTGGAGCTTTGTTCACAAGAATGTGCGATTTAGCGGATTTTATGCGGCTGTGGCTGGTTCGGGATTGCCCCATGAGGCGCGTATGTGGCACTGGCTGGAGTGTGAGTTGCCGTCCCTTCCCCGCGCGGCGCATCACGTTGTGACGATGCATTATACCCTTTTTATGGATACGCTCGACGAACCCAAGTGGGATATTACAAAAGCGGATGAGTATAGGGACTGGTATTTTTCGATTGATCCACCACACAGACAGCGCATTTTTGAGGCTTTTAAGAAATCCGGTGTGTCCATTGTTCTGAGTGGACATATTCACTGCCGCCGTCCACCCCAGGTTGTTGAGGGTATTTCTTTTTACCGCTGCGCGGGTATAGCGATGCCCCAGGCGGCTGACCGATGGGACGATGGCGATCCCACGTTGGGCTTCTATCGTTTTGACGTGACAGACGGTGGTATAACCCCTACATTTATTCCTTTGACCGAGGAATCGCAATCTAACGAGAGTTATGGTCCAGGGGGACATCCCAGGCCTGAGGAACGCGATTATTCGCTCGCGTGGGAGAAAGGTTAGAGGCTGGGGACTGGGGCTGAAAATAAAAAGAGGAGTGTTTTATGTCTGTTTTACATATTACGTCACCTGCTGCCCCTCCTGAGTGGGCACTTTTGCAACGCGAATTGATGCGCGCGCAGGCTACGGCGTGCGAGGTTTTTTATCATCGGTATTTCGACGTCCGGGGATATCTCAAGTGCATTCCACGGTGGGGGGGAAATGATGGGCCAGATGATGCGATAGAAAATCTTACCGGGTATTCGATGGTGCATACGCTGGGCGGGCCAACGCATATTCTCGATCTTTACAAGCAGGCGTGGGAAGGGCACATCGAACAGTATTCCGAGGCTAAGACCGAGGTTGTGCCTATCGGGCGTGATGGGATGTATTACAAGGAATTTCCCGCGTGTTTCGATTGGTTCCATCACGGGGAATCGCTTACCATTTTCAATTTGCAAGGGCTGTCCGATCCGCATGAGGTCACTTTTGGTCATCGCATGCGTCGCTACGCTGGTTTTTATATGGATGAAGATCCCCAGGCGAAGAATTACGATCCCGAGTACAAAGTAATCCGTAGCCTTTTCAATGGCAGTCGGGGACCTTTGTTGCGAAAAGCCACGGGTCTGGATTGGGCAGGGGATCCCTTTGAGGTTGAGGGGCGCTTTCCCGCGCCGCGCCACGGTGAGCGCAATTTTGAAGAGATGCTTATGCATTTTGAAGATTATACCGATGTGATTGGCGATCATCCCCTGAATCTGGCAGCTACTACGCTGGGTCTCAATGCGTTCGCGCTGGCTGGTGAGGAGAAATACCGCTCATGGTTGCTGGAATACGTGGATGCGTGGGCTGGTCGTGCGGCTGAGAATAACGGTATTCTTCCGTCCAATATCGGTCTTGATGGTGCGATTGGTGGCGCGTGTGATGGCAAGTGGTATGGCGGTTGTTATGGCTGGGGATTTACGGTGGTTGTGCCGCAAACAGGCGCGCTTGCCAACCGCAATTCTATAGCCCGCGGCATTGCGGGTTTTGGCAATGCCCTGCTTCTGACGGGTGATCAGAAATATCCCCGTGTCTGGCGTACGATGATCAATGCGGTGAATGGCAATAGCAAGGATGTCGAGGGGGAAATACAATATCCGCATATGCACGGCGACGATGGCTGGTATAGCTATAGCCCCCAGCCTTTTAACCAGGGTGCGCTCGATGTGTATTATTGGACGATGGATGATGCCGATCTTCAATATATTTCCGCAGATCTATGGATTGACTATCTTCGCGGGAATAATCCCGATCATCCCACGCGTACCTTGCGAAATGCGTTGAGCGCGATTCGCGGGAAGATGGAGAATGTGCGCAATGATACGTCTTCGACGGATACCCGCTTGTCCGACGATCCATTGCCGTATAATCCCGCAACGACTGTGAATGCGCTTATCCAGCTCCAATTGGGTGGTTTGGCGCCGCGCCACGGCGAGCCTTTGCATTGTCGCGTGCGTTATTTTGATCCCGAGAATCGCCGTCCCGGGTTGCCGTCGGATGTGGCTGCTCTTGTGGAAAAGCTGACTGCGGATCGTGTTGTGTTGTCACTTGTGAATGTCAATCAGACGGAATACCGCGATCTCATTGTACAGGGCGGTGCTTATGCCGAACACCAGATTACTGCTGC contains:
- a CDS encoding PBP1A family penicillin-binding protein, encoding MKLIVHRGLFLIILLIADVLLIVLGAACWLIITLPRLPDDPDSLLAESGINIYAASGELLYTVNQRVGRVGLDEVHPHFVQAVLSIEDADFYHHRGYSVKGMVGAFLGNIRHWGRVRGGSTITQQIVKNIFLTREKFYVRKLKEILLATQLEALFERHYGAGYKDRLFEIYINGSFYGANAYGIADAAQTYFGKRAADLTLLESVILAGLPNAPSVLNPFRKDQSRVLARARLVLNRMQVLGFISSEDVQDALASELQLVSGRMPQNRTPYFVETIKAEVTRLWGASALSFGGLNIYTTLDLSMQQAAERAVARGLADLDARLGFSDYGSASSDQRADYVQGALICLDPRTGYVKAMVGGRDIFLSYYNRATQARRQPGSGFKPFVYLAAFESGVFSPVSLFNDTLRTYRVNDEDWSPKNFADKYLGLTTAANALVKSANATSVQIAIDIGPERIVDLAQRLGIQSGLKPYPSIALGAQEVTLLDMAVAYGAIASYGFRVMPTFISRIEDATGQIHYEHQPDPMLVIDPEHAVIMVNLMQHVVNRGTGRAIRAFGFQGAAAGKTGTTNDNTDAWFTGFTPDLVASVWIGFDNREGGRRLIEKRSRRQITGGSGAAPIWAAFMKSVGKPSRDFITPTEVAAHTVNLRSGIADTSDGAVTLVLPEGVAPNTPADTLRFFKEIELEQ
- a CDS encoding metallophosphoesterase gives rise to the protein MEPWSFLHICDMQPGSPRSYRFKKQNMDNWQTAYRQIQGITDVDLMLVGGDLTRDGALHDFEYEVAKRELDALPYPHYAIPGNMDTCNKHTDKNGATGREDIRLNVTAEQLDRFVPFFGDFPWSFVHKNVRFSGFYAAVAGSGLPHEARMWHWLECELPSLPRAAHHVVTMHYTLFMDTLDEPKWDITKADEYRDWYFSIDPPHRQRIFEAFKKSGVSIVLSGHIHCRRPPQVVEGISFYRCAGIAMPQAADRWDDGDPTLGFYRFDVTDGGITPTFIPLTEESQSNESYGPGGHPRPEERDYSLAWEKG